One Rosa chinensis cultivar Old Blush chromosome 5, RchiOBHm-V2, whole genome shotgun sequence genomic region harbors:
- the LOC112202721 gene encoding trafficking protein particle complex subunit 13 homolog isoform X2: MSSTGQGGPHSLAFRVMRLCKPSFQVDSIPLLLDPADLLVGEDIFDDPVAAAQVPRLLDSHVSSPDSSDPSYRTRLLLHHPSDSIGVSGLLVLPQAFGAIYLGETFCSYISINNSSNFEVRDIIIKAEMQTERQRLVLLETSKSPVESIRAGGRYDFIVEHDVKELGAHTLVCTALYNDGDGERKYLPQFFKFIVANPLSVRTKVRVVKETTFLEACIENHTKSNLFMDQVEFEPAGHWGAKLLKADEHHSEMKSQTREMFKPPVLIRSGGGVRNYLYQLISHGSAQTKVEGSNILGKLQITWRTNLGEPGRLQTQQIMGTPITRKDIELQVVEIPSGIKLERPFSVFPSVEAFGSKDFHLNLIATKLGVQKITGITVFNTMERKSYDPLPDVEIFVDLD; encoded by the exons ATGAGTAGCACCGGGCAAGGTGGACCCCACTCACTGGCCTTCAGGGTGATGCGTCTCTGCAAGCCTTCATTCCAGGTGGACTCTATTCCGCTCCTGCTCGACCCCGCCGATCTCCTCGTCGGCGAGGACATCTTCGACGACCCGGTCGCCGCCGCCCAGGTCCCTCGCCTCCTCGACAGCCACGTGTCCTCCCCCGACTCCTCCGATCCCAGCTACCGCACCAGATTGCTCCTCCACCACCCCTCCGACTCCATCGGCGTCTCCGGCCTCCTCGTCCTCCCCCAAGCCTtcgg AGCAATTTACTTAGGGGAGACGTTTTGTAGCTACATTAGCATCAATAACAGCTCCAATTTCGAAGTCAGGGACATTATTATCAAG GCGGAGATGCAAACAGAGAGGCAGAGGCTTGTGCTGTTGGAGACGTCGAAATCGCCGGTTGAGTCCATTCGTGCCGGAGGGCGTTATGACTTCATTGTTGAGCATGATGTGAAGGAACTCGGAGCTCACAC GTTGGTGTGCACTGCGTTGTACAATGATGGTGACGGCGAGCGTAAATATCTACCGCAATTCTTCAAATTCATTGTGGCAAATCCTCTTTCGGTGCGGACTAAG GTCCGTGTTGTTAAG GAAACTACTTTTTTAGAAGCTTGCATTGAAAATCATACAAAATCAAATCTTTTTATGGACCAAGTTGAGTTTGAGCCTGCTGGGCATTGGGGTGCAAAACTTCTAAAAGCTGATGAACACCATTCTGAGATGAAATCTCAAACAAG AGAGATGTTTAAGCCACCGGTTCTCATCAGATCTGGCGGAGGAGTTCGTAACTATCTTTATCAGTTAATATCACATGGCTCTGCCCAAACGAAAGTGGAGGGAAGCAATATTCTTGGTAAACTTCAGATAACGTGGCGAACAAATCTGGGTGAACCTGGTCGCCTACAAACACAGCAAATTATGGGCACT CCCATAACACGAAAGGATATTGAGTTGCAAGTTGTGGAGATACCATCTGGCATCAAATTGGAAAGACCCTTTTCG GTATTTCCCAGTGTTGAAGCATTTGGTTCCAAGGATTTTCATCTG AACCTCATTGCTACCAAACTTGGAGTTCAGAAGATCACAGGCATTACCGTTTTTAACACAATGGAGAGGAAATCATACGACCCTTTGCCAGATGTAGAG ATATTTGTGGATCTGGACTGA
- the LOC112202721 gene encoding trafficking protein particle complex subunit 13 isoform X1 gives MSSTGQGGPHSLAFRVMRLCKPSFQVDSIPLLLDPADLLVGEDIFDDPVAAAQVPRLLDSHVSSPDSSDPSYRTRLLLHHPSDSIGVSGLLVLPQAFGAIYLGETFCSYISINNSSNFEVRDIIIKAEMQTERQRLVLLETSKSPVESIRAGGRYDFIVEHDVKELGAHTLVCTALYNDGDGERKYLPQFFKFIVANPLSVRTKVRVVKETTFLEACIENHTKSNLFMDQVEFEPAGHWGAKLLKADEHHSEMKSQTREMFKPPVLIRSGGGVRNYLYQLISHGSAQTKVEGSNILGKLQITWRTNLGEPGRLQTQQIMGTPITRKDIELQVVEIPSGIKLERPFSLHLKLANETEKELGPFEVSLSEDDSREEKVVVINGLQTVVFPSVEAFGSKDFHLNLIATKLGVQKITGITVFNTMERKSYDPLPDVEIFVDLD, from the exons ATGAGTAGCACCGGGCAAGGTGGACCCCACTCACTGGCCTTCAGGGTGATGCGTCTCTGCAAGCCTTCATTCCAGGTGGACTCTATTCCGCTCCTGCTCGACCCCGCCGATCTCCTCGTCGGCGAGGACATCTTCGACGACCCGGTCGCCGCCGCCCAGGTCCCTCGCCTCCTCGACAGCCACGTGTCCTCCCCCGACTCCTCCGATCCCAGCTACCGCACCAGATTGCTCCTCCACCACCCCTCCGACTCCATCGGCGTCTCCGGCCTCCTCGTCCTCCCCCAAGCCTtcgg AGCAATTTACTTAGGGGAGACGTTTTGTAGCTACATTAGCATCAATAACAGCTCCAATTTCGAAGTCAGGGACATTATTATCAAG GCGGAGATGCAAACAGAGAGGCAGAGGCTTGTGCTGTTGGAGACGTCGAAATCGCCGGTTGAGTCCATTCGTGCCGGAGGGCGTTATGACTTCATTGTTGAGCATGATGTGAAGGAACTCGGAGCTCACAC GTTGGTGTGCACTGCGTTGTACAATGATGGTGACGGCGAGCGTAAATATCTACCGCAATTCTTCAAATTCATTGTGGCAAATCCTCTTTCGGTGCGGACTAAG GTCCGTGTTGTTAAG GAAACTACTTTTTTAGAAGCTTGCATTGAAAATCATACAAAATCAAATCTTTTTATGGACCAAGTTGAGTTTGAGCCTGCTGGGCATTGGGGTGCAAAACTTCTAAAAGCTGATGAACACCATTCTGAGATGAAATCTCAAACAAG AGAGATGTTTAAGCCACCGGTTCTCATCAGATCTGGCGGAGGAGTTCGTAACTATCTTTATCAGTTAATATCACATGGCTCTGCCCAAACGAAAGTGGAGGGAAGCAATATTCTTGGTAAACTTCAGATAACGTGGCGAACAAATCTGGGTGAACCTGGTCGCCTACAAACACAGCAAATTATGGGCACT CCCATAACACGAAAGGATATTGAGTTGCAAGTTGTGGAGATACCATCTGGCATCAAATTGGAAAGACCCTTTTCG CTACACTTGAAATTAGCAAATGAGACAGAAAAAGAACTTGGCCCTTTTGAAGTTTCTTTATCAGAAGATGACTCACGCGAGGAGAAGGTTGTCGTGATTAATGGTCTTCAAACTGTG GTATTTCCCAGTGTTGAAGCATTTGGTTCCAAGGATTTTCATCTG AACCTCATTGCTACCAAACTTGGAGTTCAGAAGATCACAGGCATTACCGTTTTTAACACAATGGAGAGGAAATCATACGACCCTTTGCCAGATGTAGAG ATATTTGTGGATCTGGACTGA
- the LOC112202719 gene encoding uncharacterized protein LOC112202719 isoform X1, which yields MKTLVSQFFITYSKPQPFLFHFPNQKNQSFLHISRTKWPDSPRTNRFSSVRAHWGSESASYGGWEDLRPVGGESDQFRKFLSSTGIDDRRHVFVFVLGLVCAFAISRVRVSSIIVVPASVLIFGLGFSVGFVRGGGVGEVSLSGNKRRSKEDDNLVVYIEKLRNLVEVFDGFRVKVDDLKSDIQRAIDSRGITVSDLENYVEEMGTVSLVASDGRKIVGECVEDLARFNVGFAENQKPSKRKKEAVEIGYALWQYIGDLFKEKLADPKPSKVKSNAKRESVEKVGGDQLRGNGSIPNKVGNNEKDMVFYSVDDSLGIANFGHSEDSFDRSALKETGNRRIKLASSNQNMGSEEVSWDPNRITEGKEYNYQKNRLQFTSNGHISSKMGHKHYKEMCESHDNLLDSVDFSDRMKHMETKASFVQEQMLKESDGDYRSSLIRENSEDETYGPQIREERVIHEENFPLDDQLSGNESELPSLSSSSISEDVLFDRRRRKRRRRRKMLAIFNKEVVQPPQELNSPATPSAKKPKHPQEIVKDFMSCHDANNAFSVCFGNKSLLAYVRPQDSFSMNQRLFCSLDNIYCVFLGSLNNLSSLIKQYGLSKGTNEAMFVVQAYRTLRDRGPYPADQVLKDLDGSFGFVIYDTKAGTVFASLDANEGVSLYWGIAADDSVVISDNLGVIKESCSKSFAPFPTGCMFHSEQGLMSFEHPTRKMKAMPRIDSEGVMCGANFKADAQSKIHNMPRVGSEANWSAWGQQA from the exons ATGAAAACCCTAGTTTCCCAATTCTTCATCACCTATTCCAAGCCTCAACCTTTTCTCTTCCACTTCCCAAATCAAAAAAACCAGAGCTTTCTTCACATTTCCAGAACAAAATGGCCGGACAGTCCCAGAACCAATAGGTTCTCCTCCGTCAGAGCTCATTGGGGTTCGGAATCGGCGAGCTACGGGGGCTGGGAGGACCTGAGACCCGTCGGCGGCGAGTCGGATCAGTTTCGTAAGTTTCTGAGTTCTACTGGAATTGATGATAGAAGGCACGTCTTTGTTTTTGTATTAGGTCTTGTGTGTGCTTTCGCGAtttctagggttagggtttcttcgATTATTGTGGTTCCGGCTtcggttttgatttttggtctTGGGTTTTCGGTTGGGTTTGTTCGTGGTGGAGGTGTTGGTGAAGTGAGCTTAAGTGGGAATAAGAGAAGGAGTAAAGAAGATGATAACTTAGTTGTTTATATTGAGAAATTGAGGAATTTGGTGGAGGTTTTTGATGGGTTTAGAGTTAAAGTTGATGATTTGAAGTCTGATATACAGAGGGCTATTGATTCCAGAGGGATTACAGTTAGTGATTTGGAGAATTATGTTGAGGAAATGGGGACTGTTAGTTTAGTGGCCTCGGATGGCAGGAAGATTGTTGGGGAGTGTGTTGAAGATTTGGCTAGGTTCAATGTTGGGTTTGCGGAGAATCAAAAGCCAagtaagagaaagaaagaggctGTTGAAATCGGATATGCATTGTGGCAGTACATTGGGGATTTATTTAAGGAGAAATTGGCTGATCCTAAGCCTAGTAAAGTGAAAAGCAATGCTAAGCGAGAGAGTGTGGAGAAAGTGGGGGGTGATCAGCTTAGAGGCAATGGTTCGATTCCTAATAAAGTGGGAAATAATGAGAAAGATATGGTTTTTTATTCTGTTGATGACAGTTTGGGGATTGCAAATTTTGGTCATTCTGAGGATTCATTTGATAGGTCTGCTTTGAAGGAAACTGGAAATAGAAGAATCAAACTTGCTTCatcaaatcaaaatatgggTTCAGAGGAGGTGAGTTGGGATCCTAACAGAATTACAGAGGGCAAAGAGTATAATTATCAGAAAAACAGACTGCAGTTCACGAGCAATGGTCATATCTCTTCGAAGATGGGCCATAAGCATTATAAGGAAATGTGTGAATCCCATGACAATCTGCTTGATTCCGTTGATTTTAGTGACAGAATGAAACATATGGAAACTAAAGCTTCCTTCGTACAAGAACAAATGCTTAAGGAATCTGATGGGGATTATAGGTCTTCTCTTATCAGGGAAAATAGTGAAGATGAGACTTATGGGCCTCAGATTAGAGAAGAGAGAGTAATTCACGAAGAAAATTTTCCTTTGGATGATCAGTTGTCTGGAAATGAGAGTGAACTCCCCTCCCTTTCATCTTCATCAATTTCAGAGGATGTATTGTTTGATAG aagaagaagaa aaagaagaagaagaagaaagatgctTGCTATATTCAACAAGGAAGTGGTGCAGCCACCACAGGAGCTCAACAGCCCCGCCACGCCGTCGGCCAAGAAGCCGAAGCATCCCCAGGAGATTGTGAAGGATTTCATGTCATGCCATGATGCCAATAATGCTTTCTCTGTTTGCTTTGGAAACAAGTCGTTGCTCGCTTATGTTCGGCCACAAGATTCCTTCTCCATGAATCAGAG GTTGTTCTGTTCTTTGGACAACATATACTGCGTTTTCTTGGGGAGCCTGAACAACCTCAGCAGCCTGATCAAGCAATATGGGCTTTCAAAGGGCACCAATGAGGCCATGTTTGTGGTGCAGGCTTATCGGACCCTCCGTGACCGGGGTCCATACCCGGCCGATCAGGTCCTCAAGGATCTGGACGGCAGCTTCGGATTTGTGATCTATGACACCAAGGCTGGAACTGTTTTTGCTTCCTTG GATGCTAATGAAGGGGTTAGCCTATATTGGGGGATTGCAGCAGATGATTCCGTCGTGATTTCCGACAACTTGGGGGTCATAAAGGAAAGCTGTTCCAAGTCCTTTGCTCCATTCCCAACTGGGTGCATGTTCCACAGTGAGCAGGGACTGATGAGCTTTGAACACCCAACAAGGAAGATGAAGGCAATGCCTAGGATTGATAGTGAGGGGGTCATGTGTGGGGCCAACTTCAAGGCGGATGCCCAATCAAAGATTCACAATATGCCACGTGTTGGAAGTGAAGCCAACTGGTCTGCTTGGGGACAACAAGCCTAG
- the LOC112202720 gene encoding splicing factor U2af large subunit B isoform X2, with protein MELKYVVFTYLRSSFFFFIFIGSSSGFSEFPKLGSGPENRATMSDYDGSKHKSHGSERESSWRERESGHDRERDDDRYSRDARDYKDRSGRFDRGRNKYSGYSGRRNQDYDRSRDYDQDRHRDYDQDRDRRHRHRSPSPSREEDRERSSRSRSKSKRASGFDMAPPAGAVLPTAAASGIPQTMPGVVQNVVPFGTAYPTLPMMPAQAMTQQATRHARRVYVGGLPPLANEQTIATFFSQVMAAIGGNSVGPVSELAGDAVVNVYINHEKKFAFVEMRTVEEASNAMALDGIIFEGVAVRVRRPTDYNPTLAAALGPNQPSPHLNLAAVGLTQGAVGGAEGPDRIFVGGLPYYFTEAQIRELLQSFGPLRGFDLVKDKDTGNSKGYGFCVYQDPAVTDIACGALNGLKMGDKTLTVRRATANVQSKSEQENILVQAQQHIAMQKMAMQVVDMNRFGNGMASVVTTEMPTKVLCLTEAITADQLGDNEEYVEILEDMKDECSKFGTLLNVVIPRSNQDGEEISGVGKFHLQVFLEYSDTGSCANAKNVLGGRKFGGNIVNAYYYPEDKYYSKDYSA; from the exons ATGGAGCTAAAATACGTAGTCTTCACATACCTCAGAtccagcttcttcttcttcatcttcatcggCTCTTCTTCTGGTTTCAGCGAATTTCCAAAACTAGGGTCTGGACCTGAAAATCGAGCAACAATGTCAGACTACGATGGCAGCAAG CACAAGTCTCATGGATCGGAGCGTGAGAGCTCAtggagagagcgagagagtgGTCATGATAGGGAGAGAGACGATGACCGGTATTCGAGAGATGCAAGGGACTACAAGGATAGAAGTGGAAGGTTTGACAGAGGGAGGAACAAGTATAGTGGCTATAGCGGCCGTCGGAATCAGGATTATGACAG GAGTCGCGATTATGATCAAGATAGGCATCGCGATTATGATCAAGATAGAGATAGGAGGCATAGACATAGGTCGCCTTCGCCTTCAAGGGAAGAAGATAGGGAGAGATCTTCCCGTTCTCGTTCAAAGAG CAAGCGCGCAAGTGGTTTTGACATGGCACCACCTGCTGGGGCAGTGCTACCTACTGCTGCTGCTTCAG GTATTCCACAAACAATGCCGGGAGTAGTACAAAATGTAGTACCATTCGGGACAGCATAT CCGACACTTCCCATGATGCCAGCCCAAGCCATGACTCAACAG GCTACAAGGCATGCACGACGGGTATATGTTGGCGGCCTTCCCCCACTGGCCAATGAGCAG ACAATTGCCACGTTCTTTAGTCAAGTCATGGCTGCCATTGGAGGGAATTCAGTTGGTCCAG TATCTGAACTGGCAGGTGATGCGGTAGTAAATGTCTACATAAATCATGAGAAGAAGTTTGCATTTGTGGAGATGAGAACGGTCGAAGAAGCGAGTAATGCGATGGCCTTAGATGGGATTATATTTGAG GGGGTTGCTGTGAGGGTACGAAGGCCAACAGACTACAATCCTACATTAGCTGCAGCACTTGGTCCTAACCAACCAAGTCCCCATCTCAACTTGGCTGCTGTGGGGCTAACACAAGG TGCTGTTGGTGGAGCAGAGGGACCTGATCGTATCTTTGTGGGTGGACTACCATACTACTTCACTGAAGCACAGATAAGGGAATTGCTACAATCCTTTGG ACCACTTCGTGGATTTGACCTCGTGAAGGATAAAGATACAGGAAATTCTAAAGGATATGGGTTCTGTGTTTATCAG GATCCAGCTGTGACCGACATTGCTTGTGGTGCTCTTAATGGCTTAAAAATGGGCGATAAAACTTTAACCGTCCGGCGTGCTACTGCCAA CGTGCAATCTAAATCAGAGCAAGAAAATATCTTGGTACAGGCACAACAGCATATTGCTATGCAG AAAATGGCGATGCAGGTTGTTGACATGAATCGTTTTGGGAATGGGATGGCATCAGTGGTAACTACAGAAATGCCCACAAAAGTCCTTTGTTTGACAGAG GCAATTACTGCTGATCAACTAGGTGACAATGAAGAGTACGTGGAAATAttagaagacatgaaggatgaATGCAGCAAATTTG GAACTCTGTTGAATGTTGTTATTCCCCGTTCTAATCAAGATGGAGAAGAGATCTCAGGTGTTGGAAAG TTTCACTTGCAGGTGTTCTTGGAATATTCTGATACTGGAAGTTGTGCCAATGCAAAGAACGTACTTGGTGGGAGAAAATTTGGAGGGAACATAGTGAATGCGTATTATTATCCGGAAGACAAATACTATAGCAAAGACTATAGCGCATAA
- the LOC112202720 gene encoding splicing factor U2af large subunit B isoform X3, translating to MELKYVVFTYLRSSFFFFIFIGSSSGFSEFPKLGSGPENRATMSDYDGSKHKSHGSERESSWRERESGHDRERDDDRYSRDARDYKDRSGRFDRGRNKYSGYSGRRNQDYDRSRDYDQDRHRDYDQDRDRRHRHRSPSPSREEDRERSSRSRSKSKRASGFDMAPPAGAVLPTAAASGIPQTMPGVVQNVVPFGTAYPTLPMMPAQAMTQQATRHARRVYVGGLPPLANEQTIATFFSQVMAAIGGNSVGPVSELAGDAVVNVYINHEKKFAFVEMRTVEEASNAMALDGIIFEGVAVRVRRPTDYNPTLAAALGPNQPSPHLNLAAVGLTQGAVGGAEGPDRIFVGGLPYYFTEAQIRELLQSFGPLRGFDLVKDKDTGNSKGYGFCVYQDPAVTDIACGALNGLKMGDKTLTVRRATANSVQSKSEQENILVQAQQHIAMQKMAMQVVDMNRFGNGMASVVTTEMPTKVLCLTEAITADQLGDNEEYVEILEDMKDECSKFGTLLNVVIPRSNQDGEEISGVGKVFLEYSDTGSCANAKNVLGGRKFGGNIVNAYYYPEDKYYSKDYSA from the exons ATGGAGCTAAAATACGTAGTCTTCACATACCTCAGAtccagcttcttcttcttcatcttcatcggCTCTTCTTCTGGTTTCAGCGAATTTCCAAAACTAGGGTCTGGACCTGAAAATCGAGCAACAATGTCAGACTACGATGGCAGCAAG CACAAGTCTCATGGATCGGAGCGTGAGAGCTCAtggagagagcgagagagtgGTCATGATAGGGAGAGAGACGATGACCGGTATTCGAGAGATGCAAGGGACTACAAGGATAGAAGTGGAAGGTTTGACAGAGGGAGGAACAAGTATAGTGGCTATAGCGGCCGTCGGAATCAGGATTATGACAG GAGTCGCGATTATGATCAAGATAGGCATCGCGATTATGATCAAGATAGAGATAGGAGGCATAGACATAGGTCGCCTTCGCCTTCAAGGGAAGAAGATAGGGAGAGATCTTCCCGTTCTCGTTCAAAGAG CAAGCGCGCAAGTGGTTTTGACATGGCACCACCTGCTGGGGCAGTGCTACCTACTGCTGCTGCTTCAG GTATTCCACAAACAATGCCGGGAGTAGTACAAAATGTAGTACCATTCGGGACAGCATAT CCGACACTTCCCATGATGCCAGCCCAAGCCATGACTCAACAG GCTACAAGGCATGCACGACGGGTATATGTTGGCGGCCTTCCCCCACTGGCCAATGAGCAG ACAATTGCCACGTTCTTTAGTCAAGTCATGGCTGCCATTGGAGGGAATTCAGTTGGTCCAG TATCTGAACTGGCAGGTGATGCGGTAGTAAATGTCTACATAAATCATGAGAAGAAGTTTGCATTTGTGGAGATGAGAACGGTCGAAGAAGCGAGTAATGCGATGGCCTTAGATGGGATTATATTTGAG GGGGTTGCTGTGAGGGTACGAAGGCCAACAGACTACAATCCTACATTAGCTGCAGCACTTGGTCCTAACCAACCAAGTCCCCATCTCAACTTGGCTGCTGTGGGGCTAACACAAGG TGCTGTTGGTGGAGCAGAGGGACCTGATCGTATCTTTGTGGGTGGACTACCATACTACTTCACTGAAGCACAGATAAGGGAATTGCTACAATCCTTTGG ACCACTTCGTGGATTTGACCTCGTGAAGGATAAAGATACAGGAAATTCTAAAGGATATGGGTTCTGTGTTTATCAG GATCCAGCTGTGACCGACATTGCTTGTGGTGCTCTTAATGGCTTAAAAATGGGCGATAAAACTTTAACCGTCCGGCGTGCTACTGCCAA CAGCGTGCAATCTAAATCAGAGCAAGAAAATATCTTGGTACAGGCACAACAGCATATTGCTATGCAG AAAATGGCGATGCAGGTTGTTGACATGAATCGTTTTGGGAATGGGATGGCATCAGTGGTAACTACAGAAATGCCCACAAAAGTCCTTTGTTTGACAGAG GCAATTACTGCTGATCAACTAGGTGACAATGAAGAGTACGTGGAAATAttagaagacatgaaggatgaATGCAGCAAATTTG GAACTCTGTTGAATGTTGTTATTCCCCGTTCTAATCAAGATGGAGAAGAGATCTCAGGTGTTGGAAAG GTGTTCTTGGAATATTCTGATACTGGAAGTTGTGCCAATGCAAAGAACGTACTTGGTGGGAGAAAATTTGGAGGGAACATAGTGAATGCGTATTATTATCCGGAAGACAAATACTATAGCAAAGACTATAGCGCATAA
- the LOC112202720 gene encoding splicing factor U2af large subunit B isoform X1, whose amino-acid sequence MELKYVVFTYLRSSFFFFIFIGSSSGFSEFPKLGSGPENRATMSDYDGSKHKSHGSERESSWRERESGHDRERDDDRYSRDARDYKDRSGRFDRGRNKYSGYSGRRNQDYDRSRDYDQDRHRDYDQDRDRRHRHRSPSPSREEDRERSSRSRSKSKRASGFDMAPPAGAVLPTAAASGIPQTMPGVVQNVVPFGTAYPTLPMMPAQAMTQQATRHARRVYVGGLPPLANEQTIATFFSQVMAAIGGNSVGPVSELAGDAVVNVYINHEKKFAFVEMRTVEEASNAMALDGIIFEGVAVRVRRPTDYNPTLAAALGPNQPSPHLNLAAVGLTQGAVGGAEGPDRIFVGGLPYYFTEAQIRELLQSFGPLRGFDLVKDKDTGNSKGYGFCVYQDPAVTDIACGALNGLKMGDKTLTVRRATANSVQSKSEQENILVQAQQHIAMQKMAMQVVDMNRFGNGMASVVTTEMPTKVLCLTEAITADQLGDNEEYVEILEDMKDECSKFGTLLNVVIPRSNQDGEEISGVGKFHLQVFLEYSDTGSCANAKNVLGGRKFGGNIVNAYYYPEDKYYSKDYSA is encoded by the exons ATGGAGCTAAAATACGTAGTCTTCACATACCTCAGAtccagcttcttcttcttcatcttcatcggCTCTTCTTCTGGTTTCAGCGAATTTCCAAAACTAGGGTCTGGACCTGAAAATCGAGCAACAATGTCAGACTACGATGGCAGCAAG CACAAGTCTCATGGATCGGAGCGTGAGAGCTCAtggagagagcgagagagtgGTCATGATAGGGAGAGAGACGATGACCGGTATTCGAGAGATGCAAGGGACTACAAGGATAGAAGTGGAAGGTTTGACAGAGGGAGGAACAAGTATAGTGGCTATAGCGGCCGTCGGAATCAGGATTATGACAG GAGTCGCGATTATGATCAAGATAGGCATCGCGATTATGATCAAGATAGAGATAGGAGGCATAGACATAGGTCGCCTTCGCCTTCAAGGGAAGAAGATAGGGAGAGATCTTCCCGTTCTCGTTCAAAGAG CAAGCGCGCAAGTGGTTTTGACATGGCACCACCTGCTGGGGCAGTGCTACCTACTGCTGCTGCTTCAG GTATTCCACAAACAATGCCGGGAGTAGTACAAAATGTAGTACCATTCGGGACAGCATAT CCGACACTTCCCATGATGCCAGCCCAAGCCATGACTCAACAG GCTACAAGGCATGCACGACGGGTATATGTTGGCGGCCTTCCCCCACTGGCCAATGAGCAG ACAATTGCCACGTTCTTTAGTCAAGTCATGGCTGCCATTGGAGGGAATTCAGTTGGTCCAG TATCTGAACTGGCAGGTGATGCGGTAGTAAATGTCTACATAAATCATGAGAAGAAGTTTGCATTTGTGGAGATGAGAACGGTCGAAGAAGCGAGTAATGCGATGGCCTTAGATGGGATTATATTTGAG GGGGTTGCTGTGAGGGTACGAAGGCCAACAGACTACAATCCTACATTAGCTGCAGCACTTGGTCCTAACCAACCAAGTCCCCATCTCAACTTGGCTGCTGTGGGGCTAACACAAGG TGCTGTTGGTGGAGCAGAGGGACCTGATCGTATCTTTGTGGGTGGACTACCATACTACTTCACTGAAGCACAGATAAGGGAATTGCTACAATCCTTTGG ACCACTTCGTGGATTTGACCTCGTGAAGGATAAAGATACAGGAAATTCTAAAGGATATGGGTTCTGTGTTTATCAG GATCCAGCTGTGACCGACATTGCTTGTGGTGCTCTTAATGGCTTAAAAATGGGCGATAAAACTTTAACCGTCCGGCGTGCTACTGCCAA CAGCGTGCAATCTAAATCAGAGCAAGAAAATATCTTGGTACAGGCACAACAGCATATTGCTATGCAG AAAATGGCGATGCAGGTTGTTGACATGAATCGTTTTGGGAATGGGATGGCATCAGTGGTAACTACAGAAATGCCCACAAAAGTCCTTTGTTTGACAGAG GCAATTACTGCTGATCAACTAGGTGACAATGAAGAGTACGTGGAAATAttagaagacatgaaggatgaATGCAGCAAATTTG GAACTCTGTTGAATGTTGTTATTCCCCGTTCTAATCAAGATGGAGAAGAGATCTCAGGTGTTGGAAAG TTTCACTTGCAGGTGTTCTTGGAATATTCTGATACTGGAAGTTGTGCCAATGCAAAGAACGTACTTGGTGGGAGAAAATTTGGAGGGAACATAGTGAATGCGTATTATTATCCGGAAGACAAATACTATAGCAAAGACTATAGCGCATAA